The Pseudomonas eucalypticola genome has a window encoding:
- a CDS encoding sugar nucleotide-binding protein: MRMRLMLLGGGNALGQALIRLGAEEDIGFLAPRPPEAGWDAASLTQLLDDTRPDAVINLAYYFDWFQAATVSETRLAQQERSVERLAQLCQHHQVILVQPSSYRVFDGSRATAYSEKDEPVPLGLRGQALWRIEQSVRATCPQHVLLRFGWLLDDSIDGVLGRFLKRAEQPQEIFLADDRRGNPTPVDDAARVIISVLKQLDCAAPLWGTYHYAGNEATTPLALGQAIISEAASLHPLAIEAPTAQAHAAQPDAAQEPQHAVLACKKILHTFGIKPRAWRSGLPSLLDRYYRHG; this comes from the coding sequence ATGCGAATGCGCCTTATGCTGTTGGGCGGCGGTAATGCCCTTGGGCAAGCGCTGATTCGTCTCGGAGCGGAGGAAGACATCGGCTTCCTCGCTCCGCGCCCGCCGGAAGCCGGCTGGGATGCGGCGAGCCTTACCCAACTGCTCGACGATACCCGCCCCGACGCAGTGATCAACCTTGCCTACTATTTCGACTGGTTCCAGGCTGCGACAGTCAGCGAGACGCGCCTTGCCCAGCAGGAACGTTCTGTCGAGCGCCTGGCCCAGCTGTGCCAGCACCACCAGGTGATCCTGGTGCAGCCATCCAGCTACCGCGTGTTCGATGGCTCCCGGGCCACGGCCTATAGCGAAAAAGACGAGCCTGTGCCCCTTGGCCTGCGCGGCCAGGCACTGTGGCGCATCGAGCAGAGCGTTCGCGCCACTTGCCCGCAGCATGTGCTGCTGCGCTTTGGCTGGCTGCTGGACGACAGCATCGACGGCGTGCTGGGGCGCTTCCTCAAGCGCGCCGAGCAGCCCCAGGAAATCTTCCTGGCCGATGACCGCCGTGGCAACCCGACGCCGGTGGACGATGCCGCGCGGGTAATCATCTCGGTGCTCAAGCAACTCGATTGCGCCGCGCCGCTGTGGGGCACCTACCACTACGCGGGCAACGAGGCCACCACGCCGCTGGCGCTGGGCCAGGCGATCATCAGCGAAGCTGCCAGCCTGCACCCGCTGGCGATCGAGGCGCCTACCGCCCAGGCCCATGCGGCGCAGCCTGACGCCGCTCAGGAACCTCAGCACGCCGTGCTGGCCTGCAAGAAGATTCTCCATACTTTCGGGATCAAGCCTCGGGCCTGGCGCTCCGGGCTCCCAAGCCTACTGGACAGATATTACCGACATGGCTGA
- a CDS encoding single-stranded DNA-binding protein: MARGVNKVILVGTCGQDPEVRYLPNGNAVTNLSLATSEQWTDKQTNQRVERTEWHRVSMFGKVAEIAGEYLRKGSQVYIEGKLQTREWEKDGIKRYTTEIIVDMQGTMQLLGGRPQQGDQNQGGNNYQQSAPRQQAPRPQQAAPQQSRPAPQQAAPQPAADFDSFDDDIPF, encoded by the coding sequence ATGGCCCGTGGGGTTAACAAAGTCATTTTGGTCGGTACTTGCGGTCAGGATCCTGAAGTGCGCTACCTGCCCAACGGCAACGCGGTCACCAACCTGAGCCTGGCGACCAGCGAGCAGTGGACCGACAAGCAGACCAACCAGCGCGTCGAGCGCACCGAATGGCACCGCGTGTCGATGTTCGGCAAGGTTGCCGAGATCGCCGGCGAGTACCTGCGCAAGGGTTCGCAGGTTTATATCGAAGGCAAGCTGCAGACTCGCGAGTGGGAAAAGGACGGCATCAAACGCTACACCACTGAAATCATCGTCGACATGCAGGGCACCATGCAGCTGCTGGGCGGCCGCCCACAACAGGGCGACCAGAACCAGGGCGGCAACAACTACCAGCAGTCGGCCCCACGCCAGCAAGCGCCACGCCCTCAGCAGGCCGCACCACAGCAGTCGCGCCCAGCCCCGCAACAGGCGGCGCCACAGCCAGCGGCAGATTTCGATAGCTTTGATGACGATATTCCGTTCTGA
- a CDS encoding MFS transporter — protein sequence MHDLHSERMSGSETRAAGGLALVFAFRMLGMFMVLPVLATYGMDLAGATPALIGFAIGAYGLTQAFLQIPFGIISDRIGRRPVIYIGLVIFALGSLLAAHADSIWGVIAGRVLQGAGAISAAVMALLSDLTREQHRTKAMATIGMSIGVSFAVAMVVGPLVTRMFGLSGLFIVTAVMALVGIGLIAFVVPSASSHFTHRESGVARQALLPTLKHPDLLRLDVGIFVLHAILMASFVALPLALVERAGLPKEQHWWVYLTALLVSFFGMIPFIIYGEKKRKMKRVLIGAVATLMLTELFFWAFGYSLTELVVGTVVFFTAFNLLEASLPSLISKVSPAGGKGTAMGVYSTSQFLGAALGGILGGWLFQHGGLNVVFIGCAGLLAIWLAIAVTMREPPYVTSLRLPLSPAALREAALAERLKAVPGVTDAVVVAEEAAIYIKLDTEILDRASLERLVNPAPETCQA from the coding sequence ATGCACGATCTCCACAGCGAACGCATGAGTGGCAGCGAGACCCGCGCAGCCGGCGGCCTGGCCCTGGTGTTCGCCTTCCGTATGCTGGGCATGTTCATGGTGCTGCCGGTCCTGGCCACCTATGGCATGGACCTGGCCGGAGCCACCCCGGCCCTGATCGGTTTTGCCATCGGCGCCTACGGCCTGACCCAGGCCTTCCTGCAAATTCCGTTCGGCATCATTTCCGATCGCATCGGCCGCCGGCCGGTGATCTACATCGGCCTGGTGATCTTCGCCCTGGGCAGCCTGCTGGCTGCCCATGCCGACTCCATCTGGGGGGTGATCGCCGGCCGCGTGCTGCAGGGCGCAGGCGCGATTTCCGCGGCGGTCATGGCGTTGCTGTCCGACCTGACCCGCGAGCAGCATCGCACCAAGGCCATGGCCACCATCGGCATGAGCATTGGTGTTTCGTTCGCCGTGGCCATGGTGGTCGGGCCGCTGGTGACGCGCATGTTCGGGCTGTCGGGCTTGTTCATCGTGACCGCGGTGATGGCGCTGGTGGGCATCGGCCTGATCGCCTTCGTGGTGCCCAGTGCCTCCAGCCATTTCACCCATCGCGAATCAGGCGTCGCGCGCCAGGCATTGCTTCCTACCTTGAAGCATCCGGACCTGCTGCGCCTGGACGTGGGTATCTTTGTATTGCACGCCATTCTCATGGCCAGCTTCGTTGCCTTGCCGCTGGCGCTGGTCGAGCGTGCCGGGCTGCCGAAAGAACAGCACTGGTGGGTGTACCTGACGGCGCTGCTGGTATCTTTTTTCGGGATGATTCCGTTCATCATCTACGGCGAAAAAAAGCGCAAGATGAAGCGGGTTCTGATTGGTGCGGTTGCCACCCTGATGCTCACCGAACTGTTCTTCTGGGCATTCGGTTATTCGCTGACGGAGCTGGTAGTGGGCACTGTCGTGTTCTTCACCGCCTTCAACCTGCTGGAAGCCTCGCTGCCGTCGTTGATCAGCAAGGTCTCGCCAGCGGGCGGCAAGGGCACGGCCATGGGTGTGTACTCCACCAGCCAGTTCCTCGGTGCGGCATTGGGCGGCATTCTTGGCGGCTGGCTGTTCCAGCATGGCGGCCTGAATGTGGTATTCATCGGTTGCGCAGGCCTGTTGGCGATTTGGCTGGCCATAGCTGTTACTATGCGTGAACCACCCTATGTGACGAGCCTGCGCTTGCCGCTGTCGCCCGCAGCGCTGCGCGAAGCGGCGCTGGCCGAGCGCCTCAAGGCCGTACCAGGTGTGACAGATGCAGTGGTGGTGGCAGAAGAGGCCGCCATCTATATCAAATTGGACACAGAAATTTTGGATCGTGCATCCCTGGAGCGCCTGGTCAATCCGGCCCCAGAGACGTGCCAAGCCTAG
- the uvrA gene encoding excinuclease ABC subunit UvrA, producing MDKILIRGARTHNLKNIDLTLPRDKLIVITGLSGSGKSSLAFDTLYAEGQRRYVESLSAYARQFLSMMEKPDVDTIEGLSPAISIEQKSTSHNPRSTVGTITEIYDYLRLLYARVGTPRCPDHDIPLEAQTVSQMVDLVLAQPEGSKLMLLAPVIRERKGEHLAIFEELRAQGFVRARINGRLHELDELPKLDKQKKHTIEVVVDRFKVREDLQQRLAESFETALKLADGIALVASMDEEPFEEMIFSARFACPICGHAISELEPKLFSFNNPAGACPTCDGLGVKQFFDAKRLVNGELTLAEGAIRGWDRRNVYYFQMLGSLASHYKFSLEKPFNELPADKQKLLLHGSGTQNVDFKYLNDRGDIVKRSHPFEGIVPNLERRYRETESATVREELAKFLSTQPCPDCRGTRLRREARHVWVGEKTLPAVTGLPIGDATDYFDGLKLTGRRGEIADKILKEIRERLQFLVNVGLDYLTLDRSADTLSGGEAQRIRLASQIGAGLVGVMYILDEPSIGLHQRDNDRLLGTLKHLRDIGNTVIVVEHDEDAIRLADYVVDIGPGAGVHGGSIVAEGTAQEVMDHPDSLTGKYLSGRVKIVVPAKRTPRNKKLQLTLKGARGNNLRNVDLEIPIGLLTCVTGVSGSGKSTLINNTLFPLSATALNGATTLEAAAHDSCDGLQHLDKVVDIDQSPIGRTPRSNPATYTGLFTPIRELFAGVPESRSRGYGPGRFSFNVKGGRCEACQGDGLIKVEMHFLPDIYVPCDVCKSKRYNRETLEIKYKGKSIHEVLEMTIEEAREFFDAVPALARKLQTLMDVGLSYIKLGQSATTLSGGEAQRVKLSRELSKRDTGKTLYILDEPTTGLHFADIQQLLDVLHRLRDHGNTVVVIEHNLDVIKTADWIVDLGPEGGSKGGMIIGCGTPEQVAEMKQSYTGHYLKPLLERDKA from the coding sequence TTGGACAAGATCCTGATTCGTGGGGCTCGAACCCACAACCTGAAGAACATCGACCTGACCCTGCCCCGGGACAAGCTGATCGTCATCACCGGGCTGTCCGGCTCGGGCAAGTCATCGCTGGCGTTCGACACGCTGTATGCCGAAGGGCAGCGCCGCTATGTCGAGTCGCTGTCGGCCTATGCCCGCCAGTTCCTGTCGATGATGGAAAAACCCGACGTCGACACCATCGAAGGGTTGTCGCCGGCGATCTCCATCGAGCAAAAGTCGACCTCCCACAACCCGCGTTCCACCGTGGGCACCATCACCGAAATCTACGACTACCTGCGCCTGCTGTATGCGCGGGTAGGTACACCCCGCTGCCCGGACCACGATATCCCGCTGGAAGCGCAGACCGTCAGCCAGATGGTCGACCTGGTACTGGCCCAGCCCGAAGGCAGCAAGCTGATGCTGCTGGCCCCGGTGATCCGCGAACGCAAAGGCGAGCACCTGGCGATTTTCGAGGAACTGCGCGCCCAGGGCTTCGTGCGCGCACGTATCAACGGCCGGCTGCACGAACTGGATGAACTGCCGAAGCTCGACAAACAGAAGAAACACACCATCGAAGTGGTGGTGGACCGTTTCAAGGTTCGCGAGGACTTGCAGCAGCGCCTGGCCGAGTCGTTCGAGACGGCGCTGAAGCTGGCCGACGGCATTGCCCTGGTTGCCTCGATGGACGAAGAACCGTTCGAGGAGATGATCTTCTCGGCGCGCTTCGCCTGCCCGATCTGCGGCCACGCCATCAGCGAGCTGGAGCCCAAGTTGTTTTCCTTCAACAACCCGGCCGGTGCCTGCCCCACCTGCGACGGCCTGGGCGTGAAGCAGTTCTTCGACGCCAAGCGCCTCGTCAATGGCGAGCTGACCCTGGCCGAAGGTGCCATACGCGGCTGGGACCGGCGCAATGTCTATTACTTCCAGATGCTCGGATCGCTGGCCTCCCATTACAAGTTCAGCCTTGAGAAGCCGTTCAACGAACTGCCCGCCGACAAGCAGAAGCTCCTCCTGCACGGCAGCGGTACCCAGAACGTCGACTTCAAATACCTCAACGACCGGGGCGATATCGTCAAGCGTTCGCACCCCTTCGAAGGCATCGTGCCCAACCTGGAGCGCCGTTACCGCGAGACCGAATCGGCCACCGTGCGTGAAGAACTGGCGAAGTTCCTCAGCACTCAGCCGTGCCCGGACTGCCGTGGTACCCGCCTGCGTCGCGAAGCGCGCCACGTGTGGGTGGGCGAGAAAACCCTGCCCGCGGTCACCGGCCTGCCGATCGGCGATGCCACCGACTACTTCGACGGCTTGAAACTGACCGGCCGCCGTGGCGAAATCGCCGACAAGATTCTCAAGGAAATCCGCGAGCGCCTGCAGTTCCTGGTCAACGTGGGCCTGGACTACCTGACCCTGGACCGCAGCGCCGACACCCTGTCCGGTGGCGAAGCCCAGCGCATCCGCTTGGCCAGCCAGATTGGCGCCGGCCTGGTGGGGGTGATGTACATCCTCGACGAGCCGTCCATTGGCTTGCACCAACGGGACAACGACCGGCTGTTGGGTACCCTCAAGCACTTGCGCGATATCGGCAATACCGTGATCGTGGTGGAGCACGACGAGGACGCCATTCGCCTGGCCGATTATGTGGTGGACATCGGCCCGGGCGCCGGCGTGCATGGTGGCAGCATCGTCGCCGAAGGCACCGCCCAGGAGGTCATGGACCATCCGGACTCGCTCACCGGCAAGTACCTGTCAGGCCGGGTCAAGATCGTCGTACCGGCCAAGCGCACACCACGCAACAAGAAGCTGCAGCTGACCCTCAAGGGCGCGCGCGGCAACAACCTGCGCAACGTCGACCTGGAAATCCCCATCGGCCTGCTGACCTGCGTCACGGGCGTATCGGGGTCGGGCAAGTCGACGCTGATCAACAACACCCTATTCCCTCTGAGCGCCACGGCACTCAATGGTGCCACTACCCTGGAAGCCGCGGCTCATGACAGCTGTGACGGCCTGCAGCATCTGGACAAGGTAGTGGATATCGACCAGAGCCCCATCGGTCGCACGCCTCGCTCGAACCCAGCCACGTATACAGGCCTGTTCACCCCGATCCGCGAGCTGTTCGCCGGCGTGCCCGAATCGCGTTCGCGGGGTTATGGCCCGGGGCGCTTTTCGTTCAACGTCAAGGGTGGGCGCTGCGAGGCGTGCCAGGGCGATGGCCTGATCAAGGTCGAAATGCACTTCCTGCCGGACATCTACGTGCCCTGCGACGTGTGCAAGAGCAAGCGCTACAACCGCGAGACGCTGGAGATCAAGTACAAGGGCAAGAGCATCCACGAGGTGCTGGAGATGACCATCGAGGAGGCTCGCGAGTTCTTCGATGCCGTTCCGGCCCTGGCGCGCAAACTGCAGACCCTGATGGATGTTGGCCTTTCCTACATCAAGCTCGGCCAATCGGCGACTACCTTGTCCGGTGGTGAGGCACAGCGGGTGAAGCTGTCCCGCGAATTGTCCAAGCGCGATACCGGCAAGACCTTGTACATCCTCGATGAACCCACCACGGGGCTGCATTTCGCGGATATCCAACAACTGCTGGACGTGCTTCACCGCCTGCGCGACCACGGCAACACGGTGGTGGTGATCGAGCACAACCTGGACGTGATCAAGACGGCGGACTGGATTGTCGACCTTGGCCCTGAAGGGGGCTCAAAGGGCGGCATGATCATTGGTTGCGGCACGCCGGAACAGGTGGCAGAGATGAAGCAGTCATATACTGGCCACTACCTCAAACCCCTGCTGGAGCGCGACAAGGCATAA
- the bfr gene encoding bacterioferritin, whose product MQGHPDVIDYLNTLLTGELAARDQYFIHSRMYEDWGFSKLYERINHEMEEEAGHADALMRRILMLEGTPRMRPDDLEVGTDVPSMFEADLRLEYKVRGALCKGIALCEQHRDYVSRDILRQQLSDTEEDHTYWLEKQLGLIQSIGLQNYLQSQF is encoded by the coding sequence ATGCAAGGGCACCCGGATGTAATCGATTATCTGAACACGCTGCTGACCGGCGAGCTGGCGGCGCGTGATCAGTATTTCATCCACTCGCGGATGTACGAGGACTGGGGTTTCAGCAAGCTCTACGAGCGCATCAACCACGAGATGGAAGAAGAGGCAGGCCATGCCGATGCCTTGATGCGCCGTATCCTGATGCTCGAAGGCACGCCGCGCATGCGCCCGGACGACCTTGAAGTGGGCACGGACGTGCCGAGCATGTTCGAGGCCGACCTGCGCCTGGAGTACAAGGTGCGTGGCGCGTTGTGCAAGGGTATCGCGTTGTGCGAGCAGCATCGGGACTATGTCAGCCGCGATATTCTGCGCCAGCAGCTGTCGGACACCGAGGAAGATCACACCTACTGGCTGGAGAAGCAGCTGGGCCTGATCCAGTCCATCGGTTTGCAGAACTACCTGCAGTCGCAGTTCTAA
- a CDS encoding catalase, producing the protein MSQSKTLTTASGAPVADNQNSRSAGPRGPLLLDDFHLIEKLAHFNRENIPERRVHAKGSGAYGTFTVTRDITGLTSAKLFSEVGKQTPTFLRFSTVGGERGSADTERDPRGFALKFYTEEGNWDIVGNNTPVFFIRDPLKFPDFIHTQKRLPQSNLKSAQAMWDFWSHSPEALHQVTILFSDRGIPDGYRFMHGFGSHTYSLINAQGERHWVKWHYKSVQGIKNLAPADAARIAGTDPDYAQRDLFQAIERGDYPQWRVCIQVMTEAQANAHRENPFDVTKTWSQKEFPLIEVGLLELNRNPLNYFAEVEQAAFGPSNMVPGVGLSPDRMLQGRVFAYADAHRYRVGTNHQQLPVNAPRSPVNSYQRDGAMAFGSNGGAAPNYEPNSYSDAPKQAPQYAEPPLALNGAADRYDHRTDQDYYSQAGALFRLMNEAQKALLIDNIANAMSGVSGDVIERQLPYFYAADPAYGEGVAHALEKKRG; encoded by the coding sequence ATGAGCCAGAGCAAGACACTCACTACTGCCAGCGGCGCACCTGTGGCTGATAACCAGAATTCCCGTTCCGCGGGGCCTCGTGGGCCATTGCTGCTCGACGATTTTCATCTGATCGAAAAACTTGCACACTTCAACCGCGAGAACATTCCGGAGCGCCGTGTGCATGCCAAGGGCTCGGGCGCCTACGGTACCTTTACCGTTACCAGGGATATCACTGGCCTGACCAGCGCCAAACTGTTCTCCGAAGTCGGCAAGCAGACGCCTACGTTCCTGCGGTTCTCCACCGTGGGTGGTGAGCGGGGTTCGGCCGACACCGAACGCGACCCCCGTGGTTTCGCCTTGAAGTTCTACACCGAAGAAGGCAACTGGGACATCGTCGGCAACAATACCCCTGTGTTCTTCATTCGTGACCCGCTGAAGTTTCCCGACTTTATCCACACCCAGAAGCGCCTGCCGCAGAGCAACCTGAAGAGTGCCCAGGCCATGTGGGATTTCTGGTCGCACTCACCCGAGGCGTTGCATCAGGTCACCATCCTGTTCTCCGACCGTGGCATTCCGGATGGCTACCGCTTCATGCACGGCTTCGGCAGCCACACCTACAGCCTGATCAACGCCCAAGGTGAGCGTCACTGGGTGAAATGGCACTACAAGAGCGTACAGGGCATCAAGAACCTGGCCCCGGCCGATGCGGCCCGTATCGCCGGCACTGACCCGGATTACGCCCAGCGCGACCTGTTCCAGGCCATCGAGCGTGGCGACTACCCACAATGGCGTGTGTGCATCCAGGTGATGACCGAGGCCCAGGCCAACGCCCACCGGGAGAACCCGTTCGACGTCACCAAGACCTGGTCGCAGAAAGAGTTTCCGCTGATTGAAGTTGGCCTGCTGGAACTGAACCGCAACCCGCTGAACTACTTTGCAGAGGTGGAACAAGCGGCGTTCGGCCCAAGCAACATGGTGCCCGGTGTTGGCCTGTCGCCTGACCGCATGCTGCAGGGCCGTGTGTTCGCTTACGCTGACGCACACCGCTACCGCGTGGGCACCAATCACCAACAACTGCCGGTCAACGCACCCCGCAGCCCGGTGAACTCCTATCAGCGCGACGGCGCCATGGCGTTTGGCAGCAATGGTGGTGCCGCGCCCAATTACGAGCCCAATAGCTACAGCGATGCGCCCAAGCAGGCGCCGCAATATGCCGAGCCGCCGCTGGCATTGAATGGCGCGGCTGATCGTTACGATCACCGTACGGATCAGGATTACTACAGCCAGGCCGGCGCGTTGTTCCGGCTGATGAACGAAGCCCAGAAGGCGTTGCTGATCGACAACATCGCTAACGCAATGAGTGGCGTTTCCGGTGACGTGATCGAACGTCAACTGCCGTACTTCTATGCCGCTGACCCGGCTTATGGCGAAGGTGTTGCCCACGCGCTTGAGAAAAAACGCGGGTAA
- the rplQ gene encoding 50S ribosomal protein L17: MRHRKSGRHLSRTSSHRKAMFQNMAVSLFEHELIKTTLPKAKELRRVAEPLITLAKVDSVANRRLAFDRTRSKEMVGKLFNDLGKRYATREGGYLRILKCGFRAGDNAPMAYVELVDRPVGGAVEAAE; this comes from the coding sequence ATGCGTCATCGTAAAAGTGGACGTCACCTGAGCCGTACCAGCTCTCACCGCAAGGCTATGTTCCAGAACATGGCGGTGTCGCTGTTCGAGCACGAGCTGATCAAGACTACCCTGCCAAAAGCCAAGGAACTGCGCCGCGTTGCCGAGCCGCTGATCACCCTGGCCAAGGTAGACAGCGTTGCAAACCGCCGTCTGGCTTTCGACCGTACTCGTTCGAAAGAAATGGTTGGCAAGCTGTTCAACGACCTGGGCAAGCGCTACGCCACCCGTGAAGGCGGCTACCTGCGCATCCTGAAGTGCGGTTTCCGCGCTGGCGACAACGCTCCTATGGCGTACGTCGAGCTGGTCGATCGTCCTGTTGGCGGCGCTGTAGAAGCTGCTGAGTAA
- a CDS encoding DNA-directed RNA polymerase subunit alpha codes for MQISVNEFLTPRHIDVQVVSPTRAKITLEPLERGFGHTLGNALRRILLSSMPGCAVVEAEIDGVLHEYSAIEGVQEDVIEILLNLKGLAIKLHGRDEVTLTLSKKGSGVVTAADIQLDHDVEIVNPDHVIANLASNGALNMKLVVARGRGYEPADSRQSDEDESRSIGRLQLDSSFSPVRRIAYVVENARVEQRTNLDKLVIDLETNGTLDPEEAIRRAATILQQQLAAFVDLKGDSEPVVIEQEDEIDPILLRPVDDLELTVRSANCLKAENIYYIGDLIQRTEVELLKTPNLGKKSLTEIKDVLASRGLSLGMRLDNWPPASLKKDDKATA; via the coding sequence ATGCAGATTTCGGTAAATGAGTTCCTGACGCCCCGCCACATTGATGTGCAGGTCGTCAGTCCAACCCGCGCTAAAATTACGCTCGAGCCTCTCGAGCGTGGTTTCGGCCATACCCTGGGCAACGCGCTGCGCCGCATCCTGTTGTCCTCAATGCCCGGCTGTGCAGTAGTCGAGGCCGAGATTGACGGTGTACTCCACGAGTACAGCGCCATCGAAGGTGTACAGGAAGACGTCATCGAAATCCTGTTGAACCTGAAAGGTCTGGCTATCAAGCTGCACGGTCGTGACGAAGTTACGCTGACCTTGTCGAAGAAGGGTTCGGGGGTGGTTACCGCTGCCGATATTCAGCTGGATCATGATGTCGAGATCGTTAACCCCGATCACGTAATCGCCAACCTGGCGTCTAACGGCGCCTTGAACATGAAGCTCGTTGTAGCTCGTGGTCGTGGTTATGAACCGGCCGATTCGCGTCAGAGCGATGAAGACGAAAGCCGCAGCATTGGTCGCTTGCAGCTGGACTCCTCGTTCAGCCCGGTTCGCCGTATCGCCTACGTGGTGGAAAACGCCCGTGTCGAACAGCGTACCAACCTGGACAAGCTGGTAATTGATCTGGAAACCAACGGTACCCTGGATCCTGAAGAGGCCATCCGCCGTGCCGCAACCATCCTGCAACAGCAGCTGGCTGCGTTCGTCGACCTCAAAGGTGACAGCGAACCTGTTGTAATCGAGCAAGAAGACGAGATCGACCCGATCCTGCTTCGCCCGGTTGACGATCTGGAACTGACTGTACGTTCGGCTAACTGCCTTAAGGCGGAAAACATTTACTACATCGGCGACCTGATTCAGCGTACCGAAGTAGAACTGTTGAAGACTCCGAACCTGGGCAAGAAATCCTTGACCGAAATCAAGGACGTTCTGGCCTCCCGCGGTCTGTCCCTCGGCATGCGCCTCGACAACTGGCCGCCTGCAAGTCTTAAGAAGGACGACAAGGCGACTGCCTGA
- the rpsD gene encoding 30S ribosomal protein S4 has protein sequence MARYIGPKCKLARREGTDLFLKSGVRALESKCNIEAAPGIHGQRRGRQSDYGTQLREKQKVRRIYGVLERQFSGYYKEAAGKKGATGENLLQLLECRLDNVVYRMGFGATRAESRQLVSHKAISVNGKTVNVPSYQVRQGDVVAVREKSQNQLRIVQALELCAQRGRVEWVDVDTAKKSGVFKNVPARSDLSADINESLIVELYSK, from the coding sequence ATGGCTCGTTACATTGGTCCAAAATGCAAACTGGCTCGTCGTGAAGGCACTGACCTGTTCCTGAAAAGTGGCGTTCGCGCTCTGGAATCGAAGTGCAATATCGAAGCAGCCCCAGGTATCCACGGCCAGCGCCGCGGCCGCCAGTCCGACTACGGCACCCAACTGCGTGAAAAGCAGAAGGTCCGTCGTATCTACGGCGTTCTCGAGCGTCAGTTCAGCGGTTACTACAAAGAAGCTGCCGGCAAGAAAGGCGCTACTGGTGAGAACCTGCTGCAACTGCTCGAATGCCGTCTGGACAACGTTGTTTACCGTATGGGCTTCGGCGCTACCCGTGCCGAGTCCCGCCAGCTGGTTTCGCACAAAGCGATCAGCGTCAATGGCAAGACTGTAAACGTTCCGTCCTACCAGGTTCGTCAGGGTGACGTGGTCGCGGTTCGCGAGAAATCGCAGAACCAGCTGCGCATCGTTCAGGCCCTTGAGCTGTGCGCCCAGCGTGGCCGCGTTGAGTGGGTAGATGTTGACACTGCCAAGAAGTCGGGCGTTTTCAAGAACGTTCCTGCTCGCAGTGATCTGTCCGCCGACATCAACGAAAGCCTGATTGTCGAGCTCTACTCCAAGTAA
- the rpsK gene encoding 30S ribosomal protein S11: MAKPAARPRKKVKKTVVDGIAHIHASFNNTIVTITDRQGNALSWATSGGSGFRGSRKSTPFAAQVAAERAGQAALEYGLKNLDVNVKGPGPGRESAVRALNGCGYKIASITDVTPIPHNGCRPPKKRRV; this comes from the coding sequence ATGGCAAAACCTGCTGCTCGTCCTCGTAAAAAAGTAAAAAAGACAGTGGTTGATGGCATCGCCCACATCCACGCGTCTTTCAACAACACCATCGTGACCATTACCGATCGTCAAGGTAACGCCCTGTCCTGGGCTACCTCCGGCGGTTCGGGTTTCCGCGGTTCCCGCAAGTCCACCCCGTTCGCTGCTCAAGTAGCTGCTGAGCGTGCTGGTCAAGCTGCGCTGGAATACGGCCTGAAAAACCTCGACGTCAACGTCAAGGGTCCAGGTCCAGGTCGTGAATCCGCTGTCCGTGCTTTGAACGGCTGTGGCTACAAGATCGCCAGCATCACCGACGTGACGCCAATCCCGCATAATGGGTGCCGTCCGCCGAAGAAGCGCCGCGTGTAA
- the rpsM gene encoding 30S ribosomal protein S13, with protein sequence MARIAGVNIPDNKHTVISLTYIYGVGRTTAQKICADTGVNPAAKIKDLSDEQIESLRGEVAKFTVEGDLRRDINMKIKRLMDLGCYRGLRHRRGLPVRGQRTKTNARTRKGPRKPIRK encoded by the coding sequence ATGGCCCGTATTGCAGGCGTTAACATTCCAGATAACAAGCACACTGTTATCTCGCTGACCTACATCTATGGTGTCGGTCGCACTACTGCACAGAAGATCTGTGCAGACACTGGGGTCAACCCAGCCGCAAAGATCAAGGATCTGAGCGACGAGCAGATTGAATCGCTGCGTGGCGAAGTGGCGAAGTTCACCGTTGAAGGTGACCTGCGTCGCGACATCAACATGAAAATCAAGCGCTTGATGGATCTGGGCTGCTACCGTGGCCTGCGTCATCGTCGTGGTCTTCCAGTACGCGGTCAGCGTACCAAGACCAACGCGCGTACCCGTAAAGGTCCGCGTAAGCCGATCCGCAAGTAA
- the rpmJ gene encoding 50S ribosomal protein L36 codes for MKVRASVKKLCRNCKIIRREGVVRVICSAEPRHKQRQG; via the coding sequence ATGAAAGTTCGTGCATCGGTGAAAAAGCTGTGCCGCAACTGCAAAATTATTCGCCGCGAAGGTGTCGTTCGAGTAATTTGCAGCGCGGAACCACGTCACAAACAGCGCCAAGGCTGA